One region of Dehalococcoidia bacterium genomic DNA includes:
- a CDS encoding SDR family NAD(P)-dependent oxidoreductase, translating into MGMLDGKVAIVTGASRGIGKAIAELYAEEGAKVVCVARTLHEGDHMLEGSLDTTVGEIKAKGGQAAAVAADISEEAGCDAVVKGAHDAFGPVDILVNNAALNYYIPIKDYPISRWIRAFAVNVHAPFMLSQKVLPDMIEKRSGAIVNISSGAAIGPGRGPYQNTQVRGGTMYGASKAALERFTQGLAQEVQDYGISVTCFSPSGVVPTPGTVYHKLVESLDDPRGEPPSMMARAALLLATLPVEKITGRVTYSQTILKEFGWIEDGVGPGLGGRPLRGYAAM; encoded by the coding sequence ATGGGAATGCTCGACGGTAAGGTTGCCATCGTCACCGGCGCGAGCCGCGGGATCGGCAAAGCGATCGCGGAGCTGTACGCGGAGGAGGGCGCGAAGGTGGTCTGCGTCGCCCGCACTCTCCACGAGGGCGACCACATGCTCGAGGGGTCTCTCGACACCACCGTGGGCGAGATCAAGGCGAAGGGCGGCCAGGCAGCCGCGGTCGCGGCCGACATCTCCGAAGAGGCGGGCTGCGATGCGGTGGTGAAGGGCGCCCACGATGCCTTCGGCCCCGTCGACATCCTGGTGAACAACGCGGCCCTCAACTACTACATCCCGATCAAGGACTACCCCATCAGCCGCTGGATACGCGCCTTCGCCGTCAACGTGCACGCGCCCTTCATGCTCTCGCAGAAGGTGCTGCCGGACATGATCGAGAAGCGCAGCGGCGCCATCGTCAACATCTCGTCCGGCGCCGCGATCGGGCCGGGGCGCGGGCCCTACCAGAACACGCAGGTGCGGGGCGGCACCATGTACGGCGCCTCGAAGGCGGCCCTCGAGCGCTTCACCCAGGGCCTGGCCCAGGAGGTGCAGGACTACGGCATTTCCGTCACCTGCTTCTCGCCCTCGGGCGTGGTGCCCACGCCGGGCACCGTCTACCACAAGCTGGTCGAGAGCCTGGATGACCCGCGCGGCGAGCCGCCATCGATGATGGCGCGCGCCGCCCTCCTCCTGGCGACCCTGCCGGTCGAGAAGATCACTGGCCGCGTCACCTACAGCCAGACCATCCTGAAGGAGTTCGGCTGGATCGAGGACGGCGTCGGCCCCGGCCTTGGCGGCCGGCCTCTGCGCGGCTATGCAGCGATGTGA